In Nocardioides sp. W7, the genomic stretch TCGGTCCTGGAGCTGGCGCGGGCCAAGCTGGCCCGCAAGGGCTGCGACCTGCTGGTCGTCAACGACGTGAGCGGGGGAGCCGTATTCGGCAGCCCCGAGAACGAAGGGGTGATCCTCGGCGCCGACGGCGCGACGATCGACGTACCGAGGGGCAGCAAGGGCGCCCTGGCCCACGTCATCTGGGACCAGGTGGCGGCGCGCCTCGGCTGAGACTGCCGGGCTCCTCGCCCGGGCGGCGGCTAGGGTGTGCCCGCAGTGCGAATCTGCATCAATCAACTGCACCATCGAACGGGAGCGAGTAAGACTGTGGCTGGACGTCTCTTCACGTCGGAGTCGGTGACCGAGGGTCACCCGGACAAGATCGCCGACCAGATCAGCGACTCGGTCCTCGACGCGATGCTGGAGCAGGACCCGCACAGCCGGGTCGCGGTCGAGACGCTGCTGACCACCGGCCTGGTCGTCGTGGCGGGCGAGGTCACCACGACCGGCTACGTCGACGTCAAGCAGAAGGTCCGCGAGCGGATCCTCTCGATCGGCTACGACTCCTCCGAGAAGGGCTTCGACGGCAACTCGTGCGGCGTGATGGTGGCCATCGGCGGCCAGTCCGGCGACATCGCTCAGGGCGTCGACACCGGCCACGAGAGCCGCACCGGCTCCGTGGACGCGATGGACAAGCAGGGCGCGGGCGACCAGGGCCTGATGTTCGGCTACGCCTGCGACGACACCGATGTGCTGATGCCGCTGCCGATCGTGATCGCCCAGCGCCTCGCCGAGCGGCTCACCGCGGTCCGCAAGGACGGCACGCTGCCCTACCTGCGTCCCGACGGGAAGACCCAGGTCACCATCGAGTACGACGCCGACAACCGTCCGGTGCGCATCGACACCGTGGTGCTCTCCAGCCAGCACTCCGAGGACACCGAGCTCGACACCCTCGAGGCCGACGTCAAGAAGCACGTCGTCGACGTGGTCCTCGCTGGCTTCGACATCCCCTCCGAGGGCTACCGCCTGCTCGTCAACCCGACCGGGCGCTTCGTCGTCGGCGGCCCGATGGGCGACGCCGGCCTGACCGGCCGCAAGATCATCGTCGACACCTACGGCGGCATGGCCCGCCACGGCGGCGGCGCCTTCTCGGGCAAGGACCCGTCGAAGGTCGACCGCTCCGCCGCCTACGCCATGCGCTGGGTCGCCAAGAACGTCGTGGCCGCCGGCCTGGCCAAGCGCTGCGAGGC encodes the following:
- the metK gene encoding methionine adenosyltransferase, encoding MAGRLFTSESVTEGHPDKIADQISDSVLDAMLEQDPHSRVAVETLLTTGLVVVAGEVTTTGYVDVKQKVRERILSIGYDSSEKGFDGNSCGVMVAIGGQSGDIAQGVDTGHESRTGSVDAMDKQGAGDQGLMFGYACDDTDVLMPLPIVIAQRLAERLTAVRKDGTLPYLRPDGKTQVTIEYDADNRPVRIDTVVLSSQHSEDTELDTLEADVKKHVVDVVLAGFDIPSEGYRLLVNPTGRFVVGGPMGDAGLTGRKIIVDTYGGMARHGGGAFSGKDPSKVDRSAAYAMRWVAKNVVAAGLAKRCEAQVAYAIGKAQPVGVFIETFGTGTVSDEAIQEAVLEVFDLRPAAIIRDLDLLRPIYAKTAAYGHFGRELPEFTWERTDRAEALKAAVRG